A window of Epinephelus lanceolatus isolate andai-2023 chromosome 3, ASM4190304v1, whole genome shotgun sequence genomic DNA:
cattttcattatAGTTTGTAAGGTGTACAGAGTTAACTGAACACCTGAAACAGATTATAAGCTGCCCGTAAGACATTCTGGGAACTGCAAGTCCATCCGTTTTTCTATCTATCCATCCTGCACACCACATTCCTCCCCCTTaatccatttttcttttcatcctcTGGTTCCATCTTTCCTCTCACTCCTCCCTTGCTCTTTCCGCAACCTGCATTTGTAATGTACATTACACATGCCTAACACGGTGTGTGATATATTTTCAAGAACCACATTTAAACAAACGTGTTGTGGCAAATGGTTTCTTACAGGCATTTCAGGGGAGATCAACACAAATCAGTGCAAAAGAAGATGAAGTTCAAAGAGTGATGAAGCCACGAGAGAGATTTGGTGTTGCTATGGAGATTAGttattctctctctgctgtgtgtgtgtgtgtgtgtgtgtgtgtgagtgcttcacctgatgtttttttgtgggaTGGACTAAATCTGTCACTGTGGTCGCAGCTTTACTGTGTCTATGTGCACAGCTTGATGCACTGGAATGTGTTTGAAGCGAATAGACTATACTGTATGTCAAAGAGGAGATATAAATggtaactcacacacacacacacacacacacacacacacacacacacagaccacaaATTAATATTTCTCAAATTTAAAGCCACTCACAGACATATTTCCATCACTCAGTGTTTTCATACCAAAATCACATTGTCATCTTTTTGGGGGGGTGGTGTGGAATCTATGTGCACACACCATGACATCCCCATCTCTGACATTAACTCCTGCTTGCATGAATATTGTTCAAGCGTCACATGAGCCAGCTACCGACTGCACGTGCAGGGCGCACGGCATTGCCAGCGAGGAGAGGAGGCGCCGGATAGTGCGCATGATCGAGAGTAAACACAGAGCACTTGGTAACCTGAAGTCATAATTTCCACAGCTTTTCACTGTGGACCAAAGAACAGGAGGGTAATTGTTACTGGAggaatcaaaaaaaaaagatcaattcTTTAATCACTGGATATCTCAGGCAACATATAAAAAAAGTAGCTCATGCCACTGATTGATATCAGAAAGGCTTGTTTGGGCGTTTCAGCACTGGACAGCTCTCCCCGCGTGTCTCTGGCTCTCAAGTGCGTCTGGCACATGTGCGCCGGGAAAGTGGCCAGCTGGTGGGGGGCACGAGCAGAGAGCATGGCGGACTCTCCACTGCATCCTCCCCACGACTGCTCTTAAGCCACGAGAGATGAGCATACCGGAGTTCCTACTGGAAGTGTCCATTGTGGTGATAGCTGTCGTTTCGCTGTTGACAAACCTGTCAGTGCTGCTATGTTTCACCCAGAGCGCCGAGTTACGCTCCCACGTGCCCGGCATCTTCATCCTAAACCTCTCTTTCTCCAACATCCTCCTCACTGTCATCAACATGCCCGCCACTTTTCTCGGAGTGGCCCAGAGCGCAAAGCCCTTCGGGGACTTGTTCTGTCAAGCTATCAGTTTTGCTGAGACTTTTCTCACCGCCAATGCGATGCTGAGCATGGCCGCGCTCAGCATGGACAGGTGGATCGCGGTGATGTTTCCCCTGAGTTACTCCAGCAAGATGCGCTACAGGGACGCCTTTCTGATCGTGGCGTACTCCTGGCTGCACTCTCTCACCTTCTCCCTGACCCAGCTGCTCATGGACTGGGGAGGTTACAGCCACACTTACGCGTCGTGCACCGTTTACCTGGACGCGGAGAAGAGGTCGCAGCTGGCCGCTTATGCGACCTTCACGGCGCTGTTCCACTGCAGCAGCTTCGCGCTCTGCCTCCTGGTGCTGTGCTTCGCCTACCTGAAAGTTTTGAGAGTGGCCAGGTCGCACTGCAAGAGGATAGATGTCATTACGGTGCAGACTCTGCTTCTGCTGGTGGATATTCACCCCAGGTAAAGTATACTGGAGAAGCTGAATCATGTTCCCTTGACTTGTTTTAATGGAGAAAATTAAGTTAACATGACTTATTTTAGAATGCTGTGCAAAAGCTGTTTTATAATACTACTAATTTATTCGCTGTTTTATGTCATGCATTAAttaatctgtgtctgtgtctttcagTGTGAAGGAGAGGTGTCTGGCtgagcagaagaagaggaggcaACGCGCCACTAAAAAAATTTTCATCTTCATCGGCACCTTCATCCTCTGCTTTTCACCCTACGTTATAACAAGGTAACAGCCTGCTCTCTCAGAAGCctactgtctctgtgtcaggcCAGCTGGTTAACCTCCCACATGACTCCTGCCTCTTCAAAGTTCAGTTTTACTGTGGTGTAACAtttcacacacagagacaagacTCTGAACACAccagtaaataatttatttacaaaaccCAGATTTGTTTCCTTAGTGAAGCTGACATTCATTTTGTTAAATCTGTGTTgagagtaatattgtaaagtaTTCCTAATAATTTGTTATCTCACAATATAGAGTGATATACTACAGCTTTAAGTGAAGTTCAATCATCACCTCTTTAACACAAAATGTCATTATATTAAGTTTTGATATCATTTAGTATATTACAAAGAATTAGATTATACTCATATCCATATCTGTTAGCAACTACTTGGGCACCTCATATATGCATAGAACTTCACACAactgcattaaaaaataaagctgaaatgtgtaagattaattaaaaatatacattacAAAAGCTAATAAAGATTACTTATACACAGACATAATGGTCTATGGAAGCCCATATACGCTGccagaaatatattttcaaatacatttcaaaaacaaaaatctgccACTTATTATGTTCCTAACCAAGTATTTATTCATAATCATGAGAAAATATGCTATGACATAACATAAATCTGACTTATCACATAATTATGAGAGATACAAGATATTAAAGTGgtgtttttggtgattttttttcaagtgcATGACAGAAACTGGCTTTCATATTCAGTACATCAGAGCCAAGAGAATTTACAATAACCCATGGGGTGGAAAATCCCCACATCATCTACATAAAATGAAACGGAGCTAAGCTAACGCTGCCTCAATTGGTTTTCAGCTATCTTTAAAAAGGCCCACCAAAAAAATCACTATCATTTAGcctaagtgtacactatattagAAATAAATTCCtccactttaccttgctgtcagacagctctCTCCAGCAGAGGACTAAAGACTCAATCTCAAATCCACCAgattccactgacaaaaacagtaattttactttgcagaacaTGGGGGTTACTGGTGCTTTGATTAGTTATTGTGTGGGTAAAGCAGAGAAATATTCCAAATGTAGTGTAtgcttaaactgatattgattttttaaggagggttttattgttttattgtggccaATGTGCACAGGAATAcgttgcttagcttctgtggtagATTTGATTTATCAAAGACTCTGGCCAAGCAACAAAGTGCAGAAAATAAGCGCAGATAGGTCGGATTTCTGAATTTAACTATGCATCTTAAACATTAACAaacagttacagctgaaaattacaacagaaataaacaagatcACTGATTTTACATATCTCTGCTATTCAGATCAGTTGCCAGATGTCTACCCAAAAGTGATGTTAGCATGTCTTCACAGTGATTCAATCTATTGActttttctgcttcttctgcttcttccaTCTGCAGGTTGGTTGAGTTGTTGCCCTCTGTGCACATCCCCCGTTACTGGGGCATGACTGCCAAATGTCTGTCCTATGCCAAGACCTCCAGCGACCCGTTTGTCTACTGCCTGCTGCGGCATCAGTACAGAAAAGTCCTAGTAGGTATCATCAGTCGTTTTCTGAGAAAGGATCACTACTCGCTGTCTATCCACAGCGCCAGCAGCACGCTGGACACCACAGATGACAACTGTGTTGCCAGAATCACCTGAGCTTGATGCgcaaatattaaaatgattaaatgattcAGCACCTGCATCCCTCCTGCGGGAAGGTTAGAGGTCagggtctctgaagagcagcagccCTGCAGATGGAAGGAagtcagtgtcttgctcaaggacactttaaCATGGACGTGGATCTCAGGACTCTTTGGGCCACATTGTTGTCCAATGAGAGAACTGTGAAGGACACAAACAATGTATGCTCAGCGAGCCCACACTGGCCTTTGATGTGTGCCAAAGGCCTCTTCAGCCTCTTCAGCCTCTATAGACTGCTGTTTCCATAGGGCTCATCAGTTTGCCTGCTGAGGCGTAGCCAAGAACACACCACAGGAAGCCCACAACACTATGTTTATTACTATCATCAGTGTAAATGTATGGTTGAAGTAACCTCAAACTTGTCAGGAAGTGGTCTTCATGTTTCAGTGAAAGAGCTGAAATAATGTTTCTTCTTATGACTGTTATAAAGCTAATGTTAACGTTTGTGTTGATGAGCGCCATTTTTAACATGTTGAGTGTAACATAggtgtgagaatgtgtgaaGATGTTAtatcacaacaaaaacagattaAAGAATAAACACTGCCACAGATACACTATGAGTCTGCCATATGAGTACATATgagtgaaaaaaacatcagattcTGGCAATATTCTGAAGGAAAAGTTGTGTAGCAGTGGTTCACAACTTCTGTGGTATGAAACGTCTCAACACAACAGCTGAAAGCAATTTACTTGCCTGAAGAAAAGAAGAGATCTTAATCGTCCACCAGGGCTGAAATTTGCAACCCAGCCGCCAGAATATacgttggcattgtatgtttctgcaaaccacggatatctTACATTTAGGCATTAGCAGACATGTTGAaacttaggcacaaaaaccacttgattaTGGTTAGGAGAATAttatattttggcttaaaatatcctgtttttgtggcactaccgcagcatgaaatgcagcaatgtctcggtaaaaaacaactgctttagGTAGTACTATCTCTGGTGGGAACACAGTGATAGGTcactaaaggccctgacacaccaagccgacggtcggccgtcgaccaaagtcgggccatcggtgagcgtctgtcaccctagtttttgcagtgtgtcccgcacctTCGACAATTTGATGGCGGCGGCGGTGGCAGCTTTTCGGCCAATTGAACATGTTGAATCggtggcggagcttgtcggtgagagagatcactctgattggctgttcaggttttatttcctcgtcCCTCTAGCAAGTGAATCTGCTTGTAGTGAAACCAGGGCTAACAGGTGCTTCCTCTTCAGCCTCTCCACTCAGCTGCCCGAGACCCGCTgtttcttcacactttaacctgaataacaaaccggagctagctgggagcgccTAGCaaagcgttagccgcagcatgaccagagggaaacacagccagttagcctccgctagcctcccagctTGCTccagctctctgtttggatccaaccggagcacccagccctggtttgttattcaggttaaagtgggaagaagcaggggcgtcggtggcttagtggtagagcaggcgctccatgtacaaggctgttgccgcagcagcccaggttcgactccagcctgtggccctttgctgcatgtcactccccctctctctcccccctttacacttgtctgtcctatcaaataaaggctaaaaaatgccccaaaaaatatctttaaaaaaagtgggaagaagcagcgggtttatcaggcagctgagtgaagtcgAGCCTGCAGCGGAAACAccaggaccgtctggatgtaatagtccgtggaggtgctgcggtgctcggctgcacagataagaaacccctcggctgacaggatgtaggCCTACcactctctcacgcaggcgcagaacatccGTGCTACTTGGCTGTCGGATGTACTCCATGTAGTGTGTTCaacactgacacagggcgacgtgaggcgacgtgggcgacgtgaggcgacgtagacgacgcaacagttggctttcgtcgccgttagttctttgatgtcggtttggtgtgtccgcaccttaaaaTGCCCACACTTGGAAAGGTCGTCAGACtaacacagggctgacacatagaaactgacaaccattcacactcacattgacACCTACGGtgaatttagagtcaccagttaacctaatcCTCTTTGggttgtgggaggaagccagagtacccggagaaaagccaagctgacatggggagaacatgcaaactccatatAGAATGGCTCCCCCACCCAATGAgcatgctaaccactgcaccaccatgccgcccatAAGTATAAGAATATatgataaatatgaaatgtacCAATTTAACCTATATCTGTAGTTTGCGGAAAcgtaaaatgccaacatttccccCGGTTACTGGGCTGAAATCTGTCTCTggcacacaaaacacaagaaaagaCAACATAACAAGCAGACAAGCAGTTAGTTAAACACATAGACAAGATCATATTACACCTTAAAAACAGTGTATGTCAAGTAAAGTATCAAAAAATAGACAAACCtttgtgcagctgttttttttcttattattgcTGTAATCATCTGGTGACCGCTCATATTTATCTTGGGACCCTCTAGGGGGTCCTTACCCCTATGTTAGGAACCGCTGCTATAAACACACCATACATTCCTATATAAGTAGGCTATAATAATAGATGATCATCATATGAATAAAACAGCGAGGACAGGAAGGTTGACGAGGTTTCACAGACTAATGGTGCTCAGATCTATTCCTGCACTGAAACGGTGAAGCAACTTTATTATGTCAAACAAACAGGCATGAACTTTCTTCACTCCCACCCCCACAAGCCACGTTTCTTCCTCAtgttcccacacacacacacacacacacacacacacacacacacacacacacacacacacacacacagagctttgtGCAGTGAAATATGATCGGCGTTCGCTCGTAACGCACAGCAGTGAGCCATAATCCTGGCGCGGCGCACTTTTTTTCTTGGGTCAGGGATGCTCCGCGCAGACAAAAGAAGGAGGTTTCCGTGCCGTGGGTGGTAATTATCATCCAGCCTAGAGAACAGGAAAGTTGcagcttcaaacacacacacacgcacacacgcacagacacactgcCACATCACAACACCGCCGTTACTGCACTCCAACATGCATTTAGGACTTTTGCTGCTGTTTCTTGCCTTGACGAAAAGTTGTTGGTGCGCCCCGCAGCAGACTTGTCACCCAGGAGACGAAGCTTTAGGTAAGAGCACTTCAACTTCAGACAAATGGATCATAGAAATACGCGTACTGTAGGACACTAATGCGTGATGACTTGGAAACAAAACTTAAAGGCCTATTTGAATGAGCAACATGGACGATTGAAGACGAGCCTACTTCTGACGCTCCTAATCAATATAATGCCGATAGAGCTGAGAGGCAGACTGCACCACACGCATCCTGATTTACATCTTAACACAGCATATGCTGGAAATGATCTAATTAATACCCGTCATTCTGTGTTATTCAGTCTCGCAGCGTTTACAGCCAAATTCCTTTGTAGGCCTATACCGTCTCGTTATCATGCAGATGTGGCTTCATGTTGCAGATACATTGTCACCTGCCGTTTTTGTCCAGACTTGTCATAAACAGTATTAAAGCAGAGGCCCCTGCATTGGCTCGTCTCTTGCTTTTGAAGATGTCGCCTCCTAGTGTTTCACTTGTGACCCACTAATATTccatgctgtttgttgtttgtcatgTGTTCTCTCACAGGGAAATGCAGCAACAGCGTGTTGGAAGAAAAACGTAGGTGGCTTATTAATTTCCCCTTACATTAAACCATATCTATGATGGATTTTCAAGATCAGATTTTGTATGCAAGCTCCAGAATCAGATCAGGGCCTGTCTACTTAGAAATTAGACTTCGATTAATTTCCAGGCTTAGACTTGACCTACAGGGCTTGAAAACCGAATTCTTGGAAATACCATGTGACACTGCAAGATGCAACAGGCCTCCTCTCCAGATAACTGGCGTCTGAGAGGAGaaccagctgcagcagcactgCGCTCAACCTGCAGGGGAGGATTTATGGAGCTTCAAAAATCCCATACTGTACTTTTCCATTTTGGAACACCAGATGCTACACCTGCCAGGTCTAGCACATAATCAATAGATCATAGTGTGTCTTTGACTGCTCCTAGAGGTGGGACAGATACTGATCTTTCAGCCAAGCTCTGAAAAGATGAAGCTACTTTGAGTCCTAAAATGGTTATAGATTCAGCAGTAAAATTACGACCAAATGACTACTTTCTGAACTGTAAATTAAATCAACATCCCTTTTAAAAATTGTGAGTTAACAGCTTTCTCTGCCTTCTTTCTCCCACAGCTACCTGCACAGAGCTGAACCTGGGCTATTGTAATGATATGGAATACTCGAGGTGGGTTGTAGAGGTTGGCACTAATGTGGGTGAGACAATCAGTGCCaactaaaaacagtaaaatttaaaggtccggtgtgtaagattttgggggatttagtggcatgtagcggcgaggattgcagattgcgaCTAGCTGAAacgtctcctggttagaattccttctgttttcattgttcaggaggacAGACCTAGtcatttaaaccggtaaaaacactgaataaagcagtttcatgtttaaaaaatatgtgttttttccGCTCTTTCGTAATAGAGGGGCTGcaaactatggtggctgacacgaaaacacaaatggccctgtctagagccagtgtgtaTGTCTGTTTTGGAAGACTATAGAACCAtaatggtgcaacatggtgatttCCAAAAGCAAGGACTTGCTCCCAATGTAGATTAAAATGACTCATGCTACGGTAAGGAAAACATAGCaattcttatttccaggtgattatacactaaagaaaacatacttcttATACTACATTCCATATCTgacaatatatccccctaaatttgacacactggacctttaagccatcgctgtttttccttttccattGTGGACATCGTGTTTAACAACTTCTGTTGAAATGCTGCTGCTTCAGTACCATCTTCCCCAACATCCTTGGCCACAAGAGTCGCATGGAGGCAGAGTCGGGGGCAGAGTACCTCCTCCTCAGCGTCATCCATGGCCTGCTCAACGGGGAGTGCTCCCCTGAGATACGTCTCCTCGGCTGCTCTGTGCTCGCCTCGCCCTGCCAGAATGACAAGATGATCAAACCCTGCCGTAGCTCATGCGATGCACTGAGGAAGGACTGTGCCCACGCCTTTGAAGCCATCGAAATGGCCTGGCCCTACTTCCTAGACTGTGACCGCTTCTTTGCTGGCGACCAGGAGGGCTGCTTTGACCCACTGGCAGGGCTGAGAGGTAAAGGTCACGCTGTTGTGTTGTACTGTTCTGACCTTTAGTGCTCTGTCAAACAATCAAGCAaatccttctctccttctctaaATCCTGGCATCCCTCCTCCAGCCAGACAGGAGCTAGCATTGTCCAGTCTCTCTCCTGAAGAGCCCAGCACCATCATCCAGTTTACCTACACCACCAACGCTCAGATGTACAGCTTACTGAAGAGAACAGCGGCAAAGTGCTCCCATATCTCTCATGTCTACAGCATCGGACGCAGCACAGAGGGCAGGGATCTGCTGGTTATTGAGTTCAGCAACAACCCAGGACAGCACGAGCTATGTGAGTAAGGAGGACCAGTGTAAATTATCTCTGTGATAATGTTAGAATTGTGGGATTCCTCTAGAAATGCACCTAtttcttcttcatcctcctgCCTACAGTGCCTTGAGTTACTAATATCCATCTTAAAACCTGCATTAACtgatttttggccacttgggggcagtggaaacaagctgtaaacaaaacactgttcATCATCTTTTAATGTTGATATGGGGAGCTACAGTAGTTAGACGTTGCATATTAACACACCCAGCAGATactgagcaacattagcattaattTAGAGGCATGTTTATGGAGCCCTGGTGATGTAAATCCAGTATTTACTCTCCACTGGGCTCTTCTCTGGTCTGTTTAGTTAATGCTCCATAATGTTCCTTAGCTAGTCACTATCTTAGGTGCTAGGCTGGTGTGCAGTGTTTATCAGCACTTCTTCACTATGAATAACTGTGTGCTGGGAACAATACAATGGCAGTTGTAAGAGTGAACTTCTTCTCCTGGCGTATGTCCTTAGACCGTCAGCTCTGATGATGCAAGCCAGTCCAGCATGTCATCATCCAGGTCGATTAGGCCACGATCGCCATTCATTGGCCGGTATATGGGGCAGCTGCTTACACTGCTGCTTGCACTGTCCACAAGGCCCCATTTCTGCATTGCTGCACGGAAGCGTCCTACACCCTGAGGGTTGTCCATTGCTGTCGGGGCAGACGCTGATGCGTGCGTTGTGGTGTCTCCATAACGATCTTTGTGTCTTTCGGGCAAGGGCCAACGTTGCTGCTTCCCGTCTGACCTCTGCTGGAACGATACCAGCAAGGACTAGTAAGTGTTTTGTTGGTGTGGCTCTCAGGCACCCGGAGACAGTCCGTAGGGCAGTGTTGAGGGCAGTGTCCAGCTTCTTGACGTGGGGGCTACGGCACCAGACTGGTGCACAGTACTTGGCGGTGGAGAACACCAAGGCCTCGGTGGAAATGTGCACTGTCTTTGTGGTGGCTCTCCATGTGGTACCGGCTAGACGACGTATCAGCGCGGCACGGGCAGTTGTCTTTGCCTTGACACTGTCCAGGTGTTGTTTGAATGACAGTGTTCTGTCGAGCTTCACCCCGAGGTATGTGGGAGAGGGCTGGAACTGTAGCCGGGCGTTGTCAACCATGATGTTCATTTCGCAGGTCACTTCTTAATTGTAGAGTTGGAACATTGATGAGGTGGTCTTGTCTACACTGAGCTTGAGGCGCCAGTTCTTTAGGTATGAAGACAAGGTGTTCATGTCTGAAGAGAGACCCTCTTCTACTGCTTCCCAGGATGGTTTGCTGAGTAGTATGGCCAGGTCATCTGCGTAGGCATATTCCTTGATTGTGTGGCAGGTAGGTCATGGATGTAAATATTAAACAGTTTAATAAGAGTGAACTAAAACGTTAAAGCTTatttcaacaaaccacagagaagctcagttTACAACACACCATTACGCCACTATATATTTACATAGTAAATAGTAGATTTGCTGCTATATTTCAATTGGGAGAGACACAAGAATGAAATAAAGATGAAatttaaagcaaaataaaagtatacagattaacagatgatttgtgctgataagGTTTCAACAAAGTCTTTGGCGCTcagacaccagagggagattatCTGGGATCGTgggacatctgagcggcagcaaGATAAAGGGTATGCAAGATAAGGGTATGCATAGCT
This region includes:
- the gpr78a gene encoding G-protein coupled receptor 26 — its product is MSIPEFLLEVSIVVIAVVSLLTNLSVLLCFTQSAELRSHVPGIFILNLSFSNILLTVINMPATFLGVAQSAKPFGDLFCQAISFAETFLTANAMLSMAALSMDRWIAVMFPLSYSSKMRYRDAFLIVAYSWLHSLTFSLTQLLMDWGGYSHTYASCTVYLDAEKRSQLAAYATFTALFHCSSFALCLLVLCFAYLKVLRVARSHCKRIDVITVQTLLLLVDIHPSVKERCLAEQKKRRQRATKKIFIFIGTFILCFSPYVITRLVELLPSVHIPRYWGMTAKCLSYAKTSSDPFVYCLLRHQYRKVLVGIISRFLRKDHYSLSIHSASSTLDTTDDNCVARIT